The Akkermansia sp. N21116 genome includes a region encoding these proteins:
- a CDS encoding autotransporter outer membrane beta-barrel domain-containing protein produces the protein MNIKYLPLLACAPFAYISDAQEVIDSLESWANAVNNNSGSNSYILATNLKTTSSVSLNNGDLLIDLEGHQITFGKTGSSVSDKLQWGIQIKESSTLTLMNGTLQGKYYDTIGKGIVTNHGKATLDRVTISDSVGTGYGLAIYNSDSFSSSMPELTLTDSVIKNNTMIFKGGRGFGAGLYNGASSGGNLLVQGALAHLDNVQFINNRNHGGFGGAIANGSTSDVGTLYIKNSLFWGNDAVEDMEYPNSNETSVGGGAIANMAGTVQIIDSDFYSNRSDLGGAIINRHILTIRADQKDVFFSNNTMHSHFGDEHNGADYIEGPNDIYLNSIFNFEEIPSNLHGYLNHNYLEAKEGRTIYFGGGIRGLNIRKSEDGTYYESVSSRDNVVWINKDGENGEKYAGAIYFAKTAIVQSVNITLYNGTMSVEDGDVFYSDRDRFDPIRDRTHLRHRNNFSLQGGKLDLSRLLTGTFSIENLLLTRGSVQFATMREHPLQSLIIGTSGWSAGNPETITFAVDCLGDYNKKYDYTLLDYVNENLTDDDLRHFELQVDHYGEGWALRVVDGDLVIHWEGDDEGTCPPCDLPHYPECPEVPTSPESSICPGLPEITSERKGELVENSLWGLDTNLNAMGNGALEQMNPYRMVAGPCRNLWVQGIGDFANQKSRGGIDGFDYAGGGYAAGMDGRLCGNAGFLGVAIGQIWGTMQSRDYASQIDQDTIMGTVYWGNILKATEDRAWLLKGALTFGQSENHLSAYHSDGSSSTGKWDNNGWLLQMEASYRLKIDETWTWAPFAGLEYAEGKRDAFRTRGNNTPDAIYEKSRLQKLTVPVGIQIDRLGSLWEKPWMNTLKLSYAFDVSRSNPDSLATMEGFRPWKVGSADPSRHAFRADFNTMLDLNDKWRVFAGYLLEVRGSGVYHQINAGVSLGF, from the coding sequence ATGAACATTAAATATCTACCTCTCCTTGCCTGTGCTCCTTTTGCATACATCTCCGATGCGCAAGAGGTCATTGATTCTCTTGAATCCTGGGCTAATGCCGTCAACAATAATAGCGGGTCCAACAGTTATATCCTGGCGACCAACCTCAAGACAACATCTTCAGTTTCACTCAACAACGGAGATCTTCTAATCGATCTTGAGGGCCATCAGATTACTTTCGGAAAAACAGGAAGCTCGGTTTCCGACAAACTCCAATGGGGTATCCAAATCAAAGAGTCTTCTACGTTAACACTCATGAATGGAACTCTCCAAGGGAAGTATTACGATACCATTGGCAAGGGAATTGTCACCAACCACGGGAAAGCAACCTTGGATCGCGTCACTATTTCCGACAGTGTCGGAACAGGATACGGGCTGGCAATTTATAATTCCGACTCTTTTAGCTCTTCCATGCCGGAACTCACCCTCACCGACAGCGTCATTAAAAACAATACCATGATTTTTAAAGGAGGAAGAGGCTTTGGAGCCGGCCTGTACAATGGAGCATCCTCCGGAGGCAACCTCTTGGTACAGGGTGCTCTCGCCCATCTGGACAATGTCCAGTTTATCAACAACCGCAATCACGGAGGATTTGGGGGCGCCATTGCCAACGGAAGCACATCTGATGTTGGAACACTTTACATCAAAAACAGCCTGTTCTGGGGCAATGACGCCGTAGAGGATATGGAATATCCCAATTCAAACGAGACTTCGGTGGGAGGAGGGGCCATAGCCAATATGGCCGGAACAGTCCAAATCATTGACTCGGACTTCTACAGCAACCGTTCCGATCTAGGGGGAGCCATCATCAACCGACACATCCTGACCATACGAGCTGATCAGAAGGATGTGTTTTTCTCCAATAATACGATGCACAGTCATTTTGGCGATGAACACAATGGAGCGGATTATATCGAAGGTCCCAACGATATTTATCTGAACTCCATCTTCAACTTTGAAGAAATACCGTCTAATCTACATGGATATTTGAACCACAATTACCTGGAAGCCAAGGAAGGACGTACCATCTACTTTGGTGGGGGCATTCGCGGCCTCAACATTAGGAAATCAGAAGATGGCACATACTACGAATCCGTATCCTCCCGCGACAACGTTGTCTGGATCAACAAGGATGGAGAAAATGGAGAAAAATATGCCGGAGCTATTTATTTCGCGAAAACCGCGATTGTCCAATCCGTCAATATCACATTATACAACGGGACCATGAGCGTCGAAGACGGCGACGTATTCTACAGCGACCGCGATCGATTCGATCCCATACGAGACCGGACCCACCTGCGTCACCGTAACAACTTTTCCCTCCAGGGGGGGAAACTGGATCTCTCCCGTCTATTGACCGGAACCTTCTCCATTGAGAACCTGCTCCTCACCCGGGGAAGCGTCCAATTCGCCACCATGCGCGAACATCCTCTCCAATCCCTGATCATTGGAACTTCCGGCTGGAGTGCCGGCAATCCGGAAACCATTACGTTCGCAGTCGACTGCCTGGGCGATTACAATAAAAAGTACGACTATACGCTGCTGGACTACGTGAACGAGAACCTTACGGATGATGACCTCCGGCATTTTGAACTGCAGGTCGACCACTATGGAGAAGGCTGGGCATTGCGCGTTGTCGATGGGGATCTCGTCATTCACTGGGAAGGTGATGATGAAGGAACATGTCCGCCTTGCGATTTGCCGCATTATCCCGAATGCCCCGAAGTCCCCACATCTCCAGAATCTTCCATATGTCCGGGGTTGCCTGAAATCACCTCCGAACGTAAAGGAGAACTTGTCGAAAATTCTCTCTGGGGGCTTGATACGAACCTGAACGCCATGGGGAACGGAGCCTTGGAGCAGATGAATCCCTACCGCATGGTCGCCGGTCCCTGCCGCAACTTGTGGGTTCAGGGTATCGGAGACTTTGCCAATCAGAAATCCCGTGGAGGAATTGACGGATTTGATTACGCGGGCGGCGGATATGCCGCCGGCATGGATGGACGCTTGTGCGGCAACGCCGGATTCCTGGGTGTCGCCATAGGGCAAATCTGGGGAACAATGCAAAGCCGGGACTATGCCTCGCAAATCGACCAGGACACGATCATGGGAACCGTCTATTGGGGTAACATATTGAAAGCCACCGAGGATCGAGCCTGGCTTCTCAAAGGAGCCCTGACATTCGGCCAGTCGGAAAACCACCTGAGCGCCTACCACTCGGACGGTTCGTCCAGTACGGGTAAATGGGACAACAACGGCTGGCTGTTGCAGATGGAGGCCTCCTACCGTTTGAAAATAGATGAAACATGGACATGGGCTCCCTTTGCCGGACTGGAATATGCGGAAGGCAAACGCGACGCCTTCCGGACGAGAGGAAACAATACTCCCGATGCCATCTACGAAAAATCCCGTTTGCAGAAGTTGACCGTACCTGTCGGGATACAGATAGACAGACTCGGTTCGCTTTGGGAAAAGCCTTGGATGAATACTCTGAAGCTATCCTACGCCTTCGATGTCTCCCGCTCCAATCCGGATTCACTCGCGACGATGGAAGGCTTCCGACCGTGGAAGGTCGGCAGTGCGGACCCGTCCCGCCATGCTTTCCGTGCGGATTTCAACACCATGCTTGATCTAAACGACAAGTGGCGTGTATTTGCCGGATATCTTCTGGAAGTCAGGGGATCGGGCGTATACCACCAGATCAACGCCGGAGTCAGCCTTGGCTTTTGA
- a CDS encoding KH domain-containing protein: MSPAVAQIRQYLQLVAMQFVKNPQMAELRVAEVPDSNIVRFRLILEKSDVARLIGRNGMTASAIRSLAKAAGEKNGLKVIVHMLSHEEAAAEAAGQQG; the protein is encoded by the coding sequence ATGAGTCCCGCTGTTGCCCAAATCCGTCAGTATCTTCAATTGGTTGCCATGCAGTTTGTCAAGAATCCGCAAATGGCGGAATTACGCGTGGCCGAGGTACCGGACAGTAATATTGTCCGTTTCCGCTTGATTTTGGAGAAGTCGGACGTTGCCCGCTTGATTGGCAGGAACGGCATGACTGCTTCGGCGATCCGTTCATTGGCCAAAGCTGCCGGAGAGAAAAACGGACTCAAGGTGATTGTGCACATGCTTTCCCATGAGGAAGCCGCGGCGGAAGCTGCCGGCCAGCAGGGGTAA
- a CDS encoding Gfo/Idh/MocA family oxidoreductase yields the protein MKTNISRRHFLSTGSKAAVGLSVIPTILGTSFGAEAENVSKSPNEKLNIIAIGIGGRGSAVIRGLESQNIIGLCDVDKKYSNHVFKRYPKAKQYCDYRKMYEELGNEADAVVIATPDHTHAIMAAEAITMGKHVYCEKPLTHSVYESRLLTKLAAKYKVATQMGNQGASGPGVRKICEWIWNGEIGEIRKVEAFTDRPIWPQGLNRPAGGSPVPDTLNWDLFLGPAPYRDYAPVYTPWNWRGWWDFGTGALGDMACHILHPVFKALHLGYPTKVQGSSTLLLTDCAPQAQTVRFIFPSRDNLSKVSMPEVEVVWYDGGLRPSLPEGFPSGKDLNDGGGCVIFHGTKDTLICGCYGKDPWLLSGRVPHVPKGLREVTTSHEMDWVRACKESASNRTETASPFSEAGPLNEMVVMGVLAIRLQALNQELHWDGENMKFTNIPTDAKIRTVIEDGFQIKDGHPTFSKKWTDPVNAIAFANELIKHTYRDGWKLPEMPH from the coding sequence ATGAAAACGAACATATCAAGACGACACTTCCTCAGTACGGGGAGCAAGGCGGCCGTGGGACTCTCGGTTATCCCGACCATATTGGGTACAAGTTTCGGGGCAGAAGCGGAAAATGTTTCCAAATCACCCAATGAGAAACTAAACATCATTGCGATAGGTATCGGTGGTCGTGGATCAGCAGTTATCCGCGGATTGGAAAGCCAGAACATCATTGGTCTGTGTGATGTTGACAAAAAATACAGTAACCATGTCTTCAAGCGTTATCCTAAAGCAAAACAATACTGCGATTACCGGAAAATGTATGAAGAACTCGGTAACGAGGCAGATGCGGTAGTCATCGCAACACCAGACCACACCCATGCTATCATGGCTGCAGAAGCCATCACCATGGGTAAACACGTCTATTGTGAAAAGCCATTGACTCACAGTGTTTATGAATCCAGATTACTCACCAAACTAGCCGCAAAATACAAAGTAGCTACTCAAATGGGTAACCAAGGAGCTTCCGGTCCGGGTGTCCGTAAAATATGTGAATGGATTTGGAACGGAGAAATCGGTGAAATTCGCAAAGTGGAAGCCTTTACCGACAGACCCATTTGGCCTCAGGGATTAAATCGTCCCGCAGGAGGTTCCCCTGTACCGGACACTTTAAACTGGGATTTATTCCTCGGTCCGGCACCGTACAGAGATTATGCTCCGGTATACACTCCGTGGAACTGGCGCGGATGGTGGGATTTCGGGACAGGTGCTTTGGGAGACATGGCCTGTCACATTCTACACCCTGTCTTCAAAGCTCTTCATCTGGGTTACCCCACCAAAGTTCAAGGAAGTTCCACGTTGTTACTAACGGACTGTGCGCCTCAGGCACAAACTGTCCGGTTCATTTTCCCGTCTCGTGACAATTTATCCAAAGTCAGCATGCCGGAAGTCGAAGTTGTCTGGTATGACGGTGGACTTAGGCCGTCCCTGCCCGAAGGATTTCCCTCGGGCAAAGATCTCAACGATGGTGGTGGATGTGTCATCTTTCACGGAACGAAAGATACATTGATTTGCGGATGTTACGGCAAAGATCCGTGGTTATTATCGGGCAGAGTTCCCCATGTTCCTAAGGGTCTGAGAGAAGTCACCACTTCTCATGAAATGGACTGGGTTCGAGCTTGTAAGGAAAGTGCTTCAAACCGGACGGAAACGGCTTCACCCTTCTCGGAAGCCGGGCCTCTCAACGAAATGGTCGTCATGGGTGTTCTCGCTATACGTCTCCAGGCCCTCAATCAGGAATTACACTGGGACGGCGAAAACATGAAATTCACCAACATCCCTACCGATGCAAAAATCAGGACGGTTATCGAAGACGGTTTCCAGATCAAAGATGGTCACCCGACTTTTTCGAAAAAATGGACGGATCCTGTCAATGCCATCGCATTTGCCAACGAATTGATCAAGCACACCTATCGTGACGGATGGAAACTTCCGGAAATGCCACACTAA
- a CDS encoding DUF1080 domain-containing protein: protein MKYIIPVLSSCLTLGSLLNAKEASVKTVNTEDNQTIEYKELEKPSVDLSQFAKDEDGYIHIFDGKTLKGWRGYGKDAVPSKWTIDNGAIKFNGTGGGEAQTKEGGDLIFAHKFKNFELELEWKVSKGGNSGIFYLAREIQSKDTKTNTWRMEPIYISSPEAQVLDNDNHPDARLGKKGNRKSMSLYDMIPANPQNAKPSGEWNKAKILVYKGTVVHSQNDENVLEYHLWTQQWTDMLQASKFSKSKWPLAFELLNNCGGETKEGYIGLQDHGDDVWYRNIKIKVLD, encoded by the coding sequence ATGAAATACATCATCCCAGTATTGAGCAGTTGTCTGACATTAGGCTCACTGTTAAACGCTAAAGAAGCCTCTGTCAAAACGGTCAACACAGAAGACAATCAAACTATTGAATATAAGGAATTGGAAAAGCCTTCCGTCGATTTAAGTCAATTTGCCAAAGATGAGGACGGATACATCCACATCTTTGACGGGAAGACACTCAAAGGTTGGAGAGGATACGGAAAAGATGCCGTTCCCAGCAAGTGGACCATTGACAACGGAGCCATCAAATTCAACGGTACGGGAGGAGGAGAAGCCCAAACCAAAGAAGGCGGAGACCTTATTTTTGCCCATAAATTCAAGAATTTCGAACTTGAATTGGAATGGAAAGTTTCCAAGGGAGGCAATTCTGGAATTTTCTATCTGGCAAGAGAAATTCAATCCAAGGACACCAAAACCAACACATGGAGAATGGAACCCATTTACATTTCTTCCCCAGAAGCACAGGTTTTGGATAATGATAATCACCCGGATGCAAGACTAGGCAAGAAAGGCAACAGAAAGTCGATGTCGCTTTACGACATGATTCCCGCCAATCCTCAGAATGCCAAGCCTTCCGGAGAATGGAACAAGGCCAAAATCCTTGTATACAAAGGAACAGTTGTCCACTCCCAGAACGACGAAAATGTCCTAGAATATCACCTTTGGACTCAACAATGGACAGACATGTTGCAGGCCAGCAAGTTCAGCAAGTCGAAATGGCCGTTGGCTTTTGAATTGTTAAACAATTGCGGGGGAGAGACCAAAGAAGGCTACATCGGCCTCCAAGACCATGGAGACGATGTCTGGTACAGAAACATCAAGATCAAAGTCCTCGACTAA
- a CDS encoding sugar phosphate isomerase/epimerase has product MCILFSALCFDRQQVFAEVNALPQKNIALQLYSVRHDLQKDYKHTIQQVRETGYTMVEAANYRDGKFYGLTPEDFKKNLKEVGLRPLSSHVGKELSRNELQSGDFRESLKWWNACIDDHKTAGITYIIVPWLSVPNTLKDLQTYCNYFNEIGKKCRERGLSFGYHNHSHEFSKVEGQLMYDYMIEHTDPKYVFFQMDVYWMVIAQQSPVDYFHKYKGRFELLHIKDKREIGQSGMVGFDAIFRNTDTAGTKYLIVEQEHFSQNSFHGIKQSLKYLQECPLVKEHYGISSSKK; this is encoded by the coding sequence ATGTGTATCCTGTTCTCAGCGCTTTGTTTCGACCGACAACAAGTCTTCGCAGAAGTCAATGCCCTTCCTCAAAAAAATATTGCTCTGCAACTTTACAGCGTCAGGCATGACCTGCAAAAGGATTACAAACATACTATTCAACAAGTCAGGGAAACGGGGTACACAATGGTGGAAGCTGCTAATTATAGAGATGGAAAATTCTACGGCCTGACTCCGGAGGACTTCAAAAAAAATCTTAAAGAAGTAGGACTTCGTCCTTTATCTTCACATGTAGGAAAAGAATTGAGCAGAAATGAATTACAGTCTGGAGATTTCAGAGAATCGTTGAAATGGTGGAACGCCTGTATTGACGACCACAAAACAGCAGGTATTACCTACATCATCGTCCCATGGCTATCCGTTCCCAATACATTGAAAGATTTGCAAACTTACTGTAACTACTTCAATGAAATAGGAAAAAAATGCAGGGAAAGGGGACTTTCGTTCGGATACCACAATCATTCCCACGAATTTTCTAAAGTTGAAGGACAATTGATGTATGATTACATGATTGAACATACTGACCCAAAATACGTTTTTTTCCAAATGGATGTCTATTGGATGGTCATTGCTCAACAAAGCCCCGTTGATTATTTTCACAAGTACAAAGGGCGTTTTGAACTGTTGCACATCAAGGACAAACGAGAAATAGGACAAAGTGGAATGGTGGGATTTGATGCCATTTTCCGTAACACCGATACAGCCGGGACAAAGTACCTGATCGTCGAACAGGAACACTTTAGCCAGAACTCTTTTCATGGAATCAAACAAAGTTTAAAATATTTGCAAGAATGTCCCCTGGTCAAAGAACATTACGGCATTTCTTCATCCAAAAAATAA
- a CDS encoding MoxR family ATPase, producing the protein MTEPSFPTQDELSLAVTRLQALAAELNQVLYGKEELINLTIIGVLARGHILLEGLPGLGKTELVKGLSKALGITARRVQFTPDLLPGDITGNPILQEQDGKRDFVFQPGPVFTNILLADEINRASPKTQSSLLEAMQERRVTVMGETHSLPNPFFVLATQNPIELEGTYPLPEAQLDRFLFKIRVDRNPADVLAKIVLNREIGVEPTVKSVLDAETLLQLMDLVSRIGIPEVVANYIGRLVNATHPGESKASQGVKYGSSPRAALALASAGKARALSQGRSFCSFEDVQYVLHPVLEHRILLNHMVRLEGTTPSDIVDRILEEIPAQEKSLPDSLSAAKVK; encoded by the coding sequence ATGACTGAACCATCCTTTCCCACCCAAGATGAACTCTCCCTGGCCGTCACCCGACTCCAGGCACTTGCCGCAGAACTGAATCAGGTTTTGTACGGAAAGGAAGAGCTCATCAATCTGACAATCATCGGCGTTCTCGCCCGTGGCCACATCCTTTTGGAAGGCCTGCCGGGGCTGGGAAAAACGGAATTGGTCAAAGGCCTCTCCAAAGCCCTCGGCATCACGGCCCGGCGCGTGCAATTCACCCCGGACCTTCTGCCGGGCGATATCACCGGCAATCCCATCCTGCAAGAACAGGATGGCAAAAGGGATTTCGTCTTCCAACCCGGACCAGTCTTTACCAATATTCTTCTGGCGGATGAAATCAACCGAGCCTCCCCCAAGACGCAGTCCTCCCTTCTGGAGGCTATGCAGGAACGCCGCGTCACCGTCATGGGAGAAACCCATTCCCTTCCCAACCCCTTTTTCGTCCTCGCCACGCAAAACCCGATTGAACTGGAAGGCACTTACCCGTTACCGGAAGCGCAGCTCGACCGTTTCCTGTTCAAGATCCGCGTGGACCGCAACCCGGCCGATGTCCTTGCCAAAATCGTCCTGAATCGAGAAATCGGAGTCGAACCGACTGTAAAATCCGTTCTGGATGCCGAAACCCTCCTCCAGCTCATGGACCTTGTTTCACGCATCGGCATTCCGGAAGTCGTTGCCAACTACATCGGCCGTCTTGTCAATGCAACCCATCCCGGAGAATCGAAAGCTTCCCAAGGCGTCAAATACGGCTCGAGTCCCCGCGCCGCCCTCGCCCTCGCATCAGCGGGCAAGGCCCGGGCTCTAAGTCAGGGAAGATCCTTCTGCTCGTTTGAGGATGTCCAGTATGTACTCCATCCTGTCCTGGAACATCGCATCCTGCTCAACCACATGGTTCGTCTGGAAGGAACTACTCCCTCCGATATTGTCGACAGGATTCTTGAGGAAATCCCCGCCCAGGAAAAATCGCTTCCCGATTCCCTGAGCGCGGCCAAAGTCAAATAA
- a CDS encoding ABC transporter ATP-binding protein, with protein sequence MTSSPLLTVRNLSRSFGKLKAVDNISFQLERGKVIGLIGANGAGKTTTMRMLATLDFPDSGEIIINGTNAVDYPEKVRSLIGWMPDAFVPYKNTSVLEYIDFFARAYDIPSDKIGNALEDVINFTELGSLLDRMVDKLSKGQTQRLCLARTLISKPELLILDEPAAGLDPKARLEFKNLVHLLKDMGKTILISSHILSELGEMCDSLIFMDAGTIIHDGNKEDLLHTHDEQSGWPFEIELADADTDKLSMWLSLRPGWKFREQRKKGALASFHSNSPDAIAAELREMVKDIPVCGFRQCERRLEEAFVDILKQQPAIEAAMLSTPSEVQTNTPPSSAI encoded by the coding sequence ATGACTTCTTCCCCTTTGCTTACCGTCCGAAATCTCTCCCGTTCATTCGGGAAGCTCAAGGCGGTTGACAACATTTCCTTCCAGCTGGAGCGAGGCAAAGTCATCGGCCTCATCGGCGCCAACGGCGCCGGCAAGACAACCACCATGCGCATGCTGGCTACGTTGGACTTCCCCGACTCCGGAGAAATCATCATCAATGGAACCAACGCTGTCGATTACCCGGAAAAAGTACGCAGTCTCATCGGCTGGATGCCGGATGCATTCGTCCCGTATAAAAACACCAGCGTCCTGGAATACATCGACTTTTTCGCCAGAGCCTACGACATTCCCTCGGATAAAATCGGCAATGCCCTGGAAGACGTTATCAACTTCACGGAACTGGGAAGTCTGCTCGACCGCATGGTCGACAAGCTATCCAAGGGCCAGACACAACGTCTGTGCCTTGCCCGCACGCTTATCAGCAAACCCGAATTGCTGATTCTCGACGAACCGGCCGCTGGATTGGATCCCAAAGCCCGCCTCGAATTCAAAAACCTTGTCCATTTGCTGAAGGACATGGGAAAAACCATTCTCATCAGCTCTCACATCCTTTCCGAACTCGGAGAAATGTGCGATTCGCTCATCTTCATGGATGCAGGAACCATCATCCATGACGGCAACAAGGAAGATCTGCTCCATACGCATGATGAGCAAAGCGGATGGCCATTCGAAATCGAACTTGCCGACGCTGATACGGACAAGCTCTCCATGTGGCTTTCCCTCCGTCCCGGCTGGAAATTCCGGGAACAACGGAAGAAGGGAGCCCTCGCCTCCTTCCATAGCAATTCTCCGGACGCCATCGCCGCCGAGCTCCGGGAGATGGTCAAGGACATTCCCGTCTGCGGATTCCGCCAATGTGAACGGAGGCTGGAAGAAGCCTTTGTCGACATTCTGAAACAACAGCCTGCTATCGAAGCAGCTATGCTTTCCACTCCCTCCGAAGTCCAGACGAATACCCCACCTTCCTCCGCCATATGA
- a CDS encoding DUF58 domain-containing protein → MTEPDNTSAEAYREALHASRRFSLPFSRQSWQGRQGGWKGNDTGSSIDFQDHRDYQWGDDPRAIHWAAYARTGQLTMKLYRAEVSPIVEIVLDASPSMFMTETKAIRTESLLLFCLESALGNGSPVRFHAVCGNRIIPLEIDAVRSGSWKELIHGLGADETMPVIPVWKGDGMKVLISDLLYPGDPITLLGAMNAGGGTSVILAPALAEEAAFNHIGNIRLKNCETGQTRIQRITPSLAAKYERAYERHFSLWRETCRRFSASMARIPAEGSLSNALCGDALRQETVEMR, encoded by the coding sequence ATGACCGAGCCCGACAATACATCCGCCGAAGCCTACCGGGAAGCTCTCCACGCCTCCCGGCGCTTCAGCCTGCCCTTCTCCCGCCAGTCGTGGCAGGGGCGTCAAGGTGGCTGGAAAGGTAACGATACGGGCAGTTCCATCGACTTCCAGGATCATCGCGACTATCAGTGGGGCGACGATCCCCGGGCCATCCACTGGGCAGCCTACGCCAGAACCGGGCAACTCACCATGAAGTTGTACCGGGCGGAAGTATCCCCCATTGTAGAAATTGTCCTAGATGCCTCGCCCTCAATGTTCATGACCGAAACCAAAGCCATTCGCACAGAATCCCTTTTGCTCTTCTGCCTCGAATCCGCCCTCGGCAACGGTTCCCCCGTCCGCTTCCATGCCGTCTGCGGCAACCGCATTATCCCGCTGGAAATCGATGCCGTCCGCTCCGGTTCCTGGAAAGAACTCATACATGGCCTGGGCGCCGATGAAACGATGCCAGTCATTCCCGTCTGGAAGGGAGACGGTATGAAAGTCCTGATTTCGGACCTTCTTTATCCGGGTGACCCCATCACCCTGCTTGGAGCCATGAATGCCGGAGGAGGTACATCCGTCATCCTGGCTCCCGCCCTCGCGGAAGAAGCAGCATTCAATCACATCGGCAACATCCGTCTGAAAAACTGTGAAACCGGCCAGACCCGAATCCAGCGAATCACCCCCTCGCTGGCGGCGAAATATGAACGTGCCTACGAACGCCACTTTTCCCTCTGGCGGGAAACCTGCCGCCGCTTCTCCGCATCAATGGCCAGAATCCCGGCGGAAGGCTCCCTGAGCAATGCCCTGTGCGGCGATGCCCTCCGACAGGAAACCGTCGAAATGCGTTAA